One window of the Shewanella khirikhana genome contains the following:
- the rluB gene encoding 23S rRNA pseudouridine(2605) synthase RluB produces MSEKLQKVLARAGHGSRREMEAWIAAGRVSINGEIANLGDRVDADAKVRLDGRLVSIKSADDIICRVLAYHKPEGEICSRKDPEGRPTVFDRLPKLRDARWVAVGRLDINTSGLLLFTSDGELANRLMHPSNEVEREYAVRTFGDVNDFTIQKLRTGVMLEDGPAQFDYIKSAGGEGMNQWWHVGLREGRNREVRRLWESQEVQVSRLIRVRYGMIELPKTLPRGGWTELPLEQVNYLRQLAGMDPETRSMLGADKHSVARAAQVRSAKIRRAVRKSKVGAAGSGKRPKPTRTRS; encoded by the coding sequence ATGAGTGAAAAATTGCAGAAAGTCTTGGCCCGTGCAGGCCATGGCTCCCGTCGTGAGATGGAGGCATGGATTGCTGCAGGACGAGTGAGTATCAACGGCGAAATCGCCAATCTGGGCGACCGTGTCGACGCCGATGCCAAAGTGCGTCTCGACGGCCGTCTGGTGTCTATCAAATCAGCCGACGACATCATCTGTCGGGTGCTGGCGTACCATAAGCCTGAGGGTGAAATTTGCTCGCGCAAAGATCCTGAAGGCCGTCCAACCGTGTTCGACCGTCTGCCCAAGCTGCGTGATGCGCGCTGGGTAGCGGTGGGCCGTCTGGACATCAACACCTCGGGTTTGCTGCTGTTTACCTCCGATGGGGAGCTGGCTAACCGCCTGATGCACCCTTCAAACGAAGTGGAGCGTGAATACGCAGTGCGTACCTTTGGTGATGTGAACGATTTCACCATCCAAAAGCTGCGTACCGGCGTAATGCTGGAAGATGGCCCAGCCCAGTTTGACTATATCAAGTCCGCTGGCGGCGAAGGCATGAACCAGTGGTGGCACGTGGGTCTGCGCGAAGGTCGTAACCGCGAAGTACGTCGTCTGTGGGAATCCCAGGAAGTGCAGGTAAGTCGCCTTATCCGCGTGCGTTACGGCATGATTGAACTGCCCAAGACCCTGCCACGTGGTGGCTGGACTGAGCTGCCGCTGGAGCAGGTGAACTACCTGCGTCAACTGGCTGGCATGGATCCGGAAACCCGTTCCATGCTGGGCGCAGACAAGCACAGTGTGGCCCGTGCCGCTCAGGTGCGCAGCGCTAAAATCCGCCGCGCCGTGCGTAAAAGCAAGGTGGGTGCAGCAGGCAGTGGCAAACGCCCCAAGCCAACCCGTACCCGCAGCTAA
- the scpB gene encoding SMC-Scp complex subunit ScpB, translating to MAQINNLQLKQLIEACLFVQQKPMTIKALREGVLAQFSVSRERVSAAIGELVVDYQERGVNLVKVAGGYRFQTQEALNPFLQTLWQEKAPKYSRATMETLAVIAYRQPVTRGDIEQVRGVALGSHILKTLSDRRWIRVVGHKEVPGRPALYATTSEFLAYFGLDSLASLPVLADLESLDALFGKPSEAPQPQEELTHE from the coding sequence ATGGCACAGATTAATAATTTACAGCTCAAACAGTTAATTGAGGCTTGTCTGTTCGTTCAGCAAAAGCCGATGACCATTAAAGCACTGCGTGAAGGGGTGCTGGCGCAGTTCTCGGTCTCCCGGGAGCGGGTCAGTGCCGCCATTGGCGAGCTGGTGGTCGATTATCAGGAACGTGGGGTAAACCTGGTGAAGGTGGCGGGTGGTTACCGCTTTCAAACCCAGGAAGCCCTGAACCCTTTTCTGCAAACCCTGTGGCAGGAGAAGGCGCCCAAATATTCGCGGGCAACCATGGAAACCCTGGCGGTCATAGCTTACCGCCAACCGGTCACCCGGGGGGACATAGAACAGGTGAGGGGGGTTGCCCTTGGCAGTCATATCCTCAAAACCTTATCTGATCGTCGCTGGATCAGAGTGGTAGGGCACAAAGAGGTACCGGGACGCCCGGCGCTTTATGCCACTACTTCAGAATTTTTGGCCTATTTTGGCTTGGACAGTCTGGCATCGTTACCTGTGCTGGCCGATCTCGAGTCATTGGATGCGTTGTTTGGTAAGCCCTCCGAGGCGCCACAACCGCAGGAAGAGTTAACTCATGAGTGA
- the trpB gene encoding tryptophan synthase subunit beta gives MSELKLDPYFGEYGGMYVPQILIPALKQLETAFVEAQQDPEFLKEFHDLLKNYAGRPTALTLTRNLSPNPRVKIYLKREDLLHGGAHKTNQVLGQALLAKRMGKKEIIAETGAGQHGVATALACALLGLKCKVYMGAKDVARQSPNVFRMRLMGAEVIPVTSGSATLKDACNEAMRDWSGSYEKAHYLLGTAAGPHPFPTIVREFQRMIGAETKAQMLEKEGRLPDAVIACVGGGSNAIGMFADFIDEPSVKLIGVEPAGKGIDTPMHGAPLKHGKTGIFFGMKAPLMQDKHGQIEESYSISAGLDFPSVGPQHAYLNAIGRATYESATDDEALDAFQLLARSEGIIPALESAHALAYALRLAKEATDEQIIVVNLSGRGDKDIFTVSDILDGKASA, from the coding sequence ATGAGCGAGCTTAAACTCGACCCCTACTTCGGTGAATACGGCGGCATGTACGTGCCGCAAATTCTGATCCCGGCACTGAAACAGCTGGAAACCGCCTTCGTTGAGGCCCAGCAAGACCCTGAGTTTTTGAAAGAATTTCACGATCTTTTGAAAAACTACGCCGGTCGCCCAACAGCGCTGACCCTGACCCGTAACCTCTCGCCCAATCCCAGGGTAAAGATTTACCTGAAGCGGGAAGACTTGCTGCATGGCGGCGCCCACAAGACCAATCAGGTGCTGGGTCAGGCACTGCTGGCAAAACGCATGGGCAAGAAAGAAATCATCGCCGAGACCGGTGCCGGTCAGCACGGTGTAGCCACCGCGCTCGCCTGTGCCCTGCTGGGATTGAAGTGCAAAGTCTACATGGGCGCCAAAGACGTGGCCCGCCAGAGCCCCAACGTGTTCCGTATGCGCCTGATGGGCGCCGAAGTTATTCCGGTTACCTCGGGCTCTGCCACCCTTAAGGATGCCTGTAACGAAGCCATGCGCGACTGGTCCGGCAGCTACGAAAAAGCACATTACCTGCTCGGCACCGCTGCAGGGCCGCATCCCTTCCCAACCATTGTGCGTGAGTTTCAGCGCATGATTGGCGCCGAGACCAAGGCGCAGATGCTGGAAAAAGAAGGCCGTCTGCCAGATGCGGTTATCGCCTGTGTCGGCGGCGGCTCCAACGCCATCGGCATGTTTGCCGACTTTATCGATGAGCCATCGGTGAAGCTGATTGGGGTAGAGCCCGCCGGTAAGGGCATTGATACCCCAATGCACGGAGCGCCGCTCAAGCACGGCAAGACCGGTATCTTCTTTGGCATGAAGGCGCCTTTGATGCAGGACAAACACGGCCAGATTGAAGAGTCCTACTCGATTTCAGCGGGTCTGGATTTCCCATCGGTTGGCCCGCAGCATGCGTACCTCAATGCGATTGGCCGCGCCACTTATGAGTCGGCCACCGACGATGAGGCGCTTGACGCCTTCCAGCTGCTGGCCCGCAGTGAAGGCATTATCCCGGCGCTGGAATCCGCCCACGCCCTGGCCTATGCCCTGCGGCTCGCAAAAGAGGCCACCGATGAGCAAATCATCGTTGTGAACCTCTCCGGCCGTGGCGATAAAGACATCTTCACCGTTTCCGATATTTTAGACGGCAAGGCCAGCGCATAA
- a CDS encoding aminodeoxychorismate/anthranilate synthase component II, translated as MKLYLLDNFDSFTYNLVDQFRSLGFEVLIYRNDVDPKLLAEKMLAEGNCALVLSPGPGAPHEAGCLMALIKLTAGKLPILGICLGHQALVEHYGGKVERAPTVVHGKASPTEHDGSGIFAGLPSPLPVARYHSLVATKVPECLKVIATTESMPMAILHEEHKALGFQFHPESILTTLGSTLLVQSLEYLTGSKLKQEATR; from the coding sequence GTGAAACTCTATCTTTTGGATAACTTCGACTCTTTCACCTACAACCTGGTGGATCAGTTCCGCTCCCTGGGCTTTGAAGTGCTTATCTACCGTAACGACGTCGATCCAAAGCTGCTGGCTGAAAAGATGCTGGCCGAAGGTAACTGCGCGCTGGTGCTCTCCCCCGGCCCGGGTGCGCCCCACGAGGCTGGCTGCCTGATGGCGCTGATTAAGCTCACCGCCGGCAAGCTGCCTATCCTCGGCATTTGCCTTGGTCATCAGGCGCTGGTTGAGCATTACGGCGGTAAGGTCGAGCGCGCGCCAACTGTGGTGCACGGCAAGGCAAGCCCCACCGAGCACGACGGCAGCGGCATTTTTGCAGGCCTGCCTTCACCATTGCCCGTTGCCCGCTACCACAGTCTGGTGGCTACCAAGGTGCCCGAATGCTTGAAAGTCATCGCCACCACTGAATCCATGCCGATGGCGATTCTGCATGAAGAGCACAAGGCACTCGGCTTCCAATTCCACCCCGAGTCCATTCTCACCACTCTGGGCAGCACCCTGTTGGTGCAAAGCCTTGAGTACCTCACCGGCAGCAAGCTTAAGCAGGAGGCCACCCGATGA
- the trpCF gene encoding bifunctional indole-3-glycerol-phosphate synthase TrpC/phosphoribosylanthranilate isomerase TrpF, which produces MSNVLTRIIDTKYAHIEALKQRFPEASLAPKVSDRSLYQALAAPEAGFILECKKASPSKGLIRADFDPVAIASVYSRYAAAVSVLTDEQFFQGDMDYIPKVRAAISQPVLCKDFFIAPYQVKLAAHQGADAILLMLSVLDDDDYRALAAEAAKYQLDTLTEVSNEEELKRAIALKAPIIGINNRNLRDLSTDLATTEELAPHIPADTLVVSESGIYNHAQVKRLAPMVQGFLVGSSLMAEKDLDLACRRLIFGENKVCGLTRIEDITAAAKAGAVYGGLIFAPKSPRFVSDDAAHALSLANQAAAQPLALVGVFVNDSAEHIAALVSELKLAAVQLHGSEDEAFIDALKAKLPEGCALWKAVAVEENAVGTIPANVDRIVFDSKNAQGFGGTGSRFNWRLELKGKERAMLAGGLDADNAATAATQGFLGLDFNSGLETAPGVKSAELIARAFTALRNY; this is translated from the coding sequence ATGAGCAACGTGTTAACCCGGATTATCGACACCAAATATGCCCATATCGAGGCGCTCAAGCAGCGTTTCCCCGAGGCAAGCCTTGCGCCCAAAGTCTCTGACCGCAGCCTGTATCAGGCCCTCGCGGCGCCCGAGGCCGGTTTTATTCTGGAATGTAAAAAGGCCAGCCCCTCCAAGGGGCTGATCCGTGCCGACTTCGACCCAGTGGCCATCGCCTCTGTGTACAGCCGCTACGCCGCCGCAGTGTCTGTGCTGACTGACGAGCAGTTTTTCCAGGGCGATATGGACTATATCCCCAAAGTGCGCGCCGCTATCAGTCAGCCGGTGCTGTGCAAAGACTTCTTTATCGCGCCCTATCAGGTGAAGCTGGCCGCTCATCAGGGCGCCGATGCGATTTTGCTGATGCTGAGTGTGCTCGATGATGACGATTACCGCGCCCTCGCCGCCGAGGCCGCCAAATATCAGCTCGATACCCTCACCGAAGTGAGCAACGAAGAAGAGCTCAAGCGCGCCATTGCCCTTAAAGCGCCCATCATCGGTATCAATAACCGCAACCTGCGGGATTTGAGCACCGACCTTGCCACCACCGAAGAGCTGGCGCCGCACATTCCGGCCGATACCCTGGTGGTGAGCGAATCCGGCATCTACAACCATGCCCAGGTTAAGCGCCTCGCGCCCATGGTGCAGGGCTTTTTGGTGGGCAGCTCGCTGATGGCCGAAAAGGATTTGGACTTGGCCTGTCGCAGGCTTATTTTCGGTGAAAACAAGGTCTGCGGCCTGACCCGCATCGAGGACATCACCGCCGCAGCCAAGGCCGGTGCCGTGTATGGCGGGCTTATTTTTGCCCCCAAGTCGCCACGGTTTGTGAGTGACGATGCCGCCCACGCCCTAAGTCTTGCCAATCAAGCTGCCGCCCAGCCACTGGCGTTGGTTGGCGTGTTTGTGAATGACAGCGCTGAGCACATCGCCGCCCTCGTGAGCGAGCTTAAGCTTGCAGCAGTGCAGCTGCACGGCAGCGAAGATGAAGCCTTTATCGATGCGCTTAAAGCCAAACTGCCGGAAGGCTGCGCCCTCTGGAAGGCGGTCGCAGTTGAAGAAAACGCCGTGGGTACCATTCCGGCCAATGTCGACCGTATCGTTTTTGACAGCAAAAATGCCCAGGGCTTTGGCGGCACCGGCAGCCGCTTTAACTGGCGCCTGGAGCTTAAGGGCAAAGAGCGCGCCATGCTGGCAGGTGGTCTGGATGCCGACAACGCCGCCACCGCCGCCACCCAGGGCTTTTTGGGGCTTGATTTTAACTCTGGGCTCGAAACAGCCCCCGGCGTTAAGTCCGCTGAACTGATAGCCAGAGCCTTTACCGCGCTCAGAAACTACTGA
- a CDS encoding exo-alpha-sialidase has protein sequence MKLLSVTKIWDKGEHNAFTDLIEFQGRLYCAFREGSAHVSPDGGLRVLMSSDAGRNWHSAAFIRVAKGDLRDARLLVWQGQLYLFGARTLEGEPLQSLMWRSEDGSQWQEAQPCADSGYWLWRVIAAADCLYGVAYRPGPDGDVRLYRASAGQPLQGVDFTSLVAPLNQDGYVNESGLEFSGGTLTCLLRRDPVWDERKLALLGKAEAPFTDWRWLELDCRIGGPVAFRWRGRLLAIVRLYGDKVRTSLVEICETTGHVAEHLALPSGGDTSYAGVLMRATGDSDELWVSYYSSHEGKTAIYFASLLLE, from the coding sequence ATGAAACTGCTGTCGGTAACAAAAATCTGGGATAAGGGCGAGCACAATGCCTTTACCGATCTGATTGAGTTTCAGGGGCGGCTTTACTGTGCCTTCCGGGAAGGCTCGGCCCACGTATCGCCCGATGGCGGGCTTAGGGTGCTGATGTCGTCCGATGCAGGACGCAATTGGCACAGTGCAGCCTTTATCCGGGTTGCGAAAGGCGATTTACGCGATGCCAGGTTATTGGTGTGGCAAGGGCAGCTGTATCTTTTTGGGGCCCGAACTTTGGAAGGCGAGCCGCTGCAGTCGCTGATGTGGCGCTCAGAGGATGGCTCTCAGTGGCAGGAAGCGCAGCCGTGTGCCGACAGCGGATACTGGCTGTGGCGGGTCATTGCCGCGGCAGACTGCCTCTACGGCGTAGCCTATCGCCCTGGCCCGGACGGTGACGTGCGGCTGTACCGGGCGAGTGCGGGACAACCGCTTCAGGGCGTGGATTTTACCAGCCTGGTAGCCCCCTTAAATCAGGATGGTTACGTCAATGAGTCGGGACTTGAATTCAGCGGCGGTACCCTGACTTGCCTGCTTAGGCGCGATCCTGTCTGGGATGAACGTAAACTGGCCCTGCTTGGCAAAGCTGAGGCGCCATTTACTGACTGGCGCTGGCTGGAGCTGGATTGCCGCATCGGCGGCCCGGTGGCCTTTCGCTGGCGTGGCCGTCTGCTGGCGATTGTGCGGCTTTATGGTGATAAAGTTCGAACGTCGCTGGTGGAGATTTGCGAAACCACAGGCCATGTTGCCGAGCATCTGGCGCTGCCGTCCGGCGGCGATACCAGTTATGCGGGGGTACTGATGCGCGCTACCGGTGATTCTGATGAGCTTTGGGTGAGTTACTACTCGAGCCACGAAGGCAAAACGGCCATTTATTTCGCCAGCCTGTTACTCGAATAA
- the rnm gene encoding RNase RNM, giving the protein MNDENYLVDLHCHTTASDGQLPPAEVVGRAIGQGVNMLAITDHDTVAGLDEAHLANQDAGQALTLIDGVEISTRWHSYDIHVVALNIDRHNPALLAFLENQRNLREQRAQLIGERLAKAGIEGTYEAAKALAGHAAVSRGHYARVLVERGVATDMAGVFKRYLARNKTGYVPNNWGDMATAISIIHGAGGVAVLAHPSGYKMSAKWLKKLVREFKEAGGDAMEVVLGQQTLEDRANLVALSHLNGLAGSLGSDFHFPGSFVELGKNLFRPQGITWVWETQPWGTRA; this is encoded by the coding sequence ATGAACGATGAAAATTATTTGGTTGATCTGCACTGCCATACCACGGCATCCGATGGTCAGCTTCCACCGGCTGAGGTTGTCGGCCGCGCCATTGGTCAGGGCGTGAATATGCTGGCCATTACCGACCACGACACAGTGGCCGGACTGGACGAAGCCCACCTTGCCAATCAGGACGCAGGGCAAGCCCTTACCTTGATTGACGGGGTTGAGATTTCCACCCGCTGGCACAGCTACGATATCCACGTAGTGGCGCTCAATATCGACCGTCACAATCCTGCGCTGCTGGCCTTTTTGGAAAACCAGCGCAACCTGCGTGAGCAGCGGGCACAGCTTATTGGTGAGCGGCTTGCAAAGGCTGGCATTGAAGGCACTTACGAGGCGGCTAAGGCGCTTGCGGGCCACGCCGCAGTAAGCCGTGGCCACTACGCCAGGGTGCTGGTGGAGCGCGGTGTTGCCACCGACATGGCCGGGGTGTTCAAGCGCTATCTGGCCCGCAATAAAACCGGCTATGTCCCCAACAACTGGGGCGATATGGCCACTGCCATCAGCATCATTCATGGTGCCGGCGGTGTGGCGGTGCTGGCGCACCCAAGCGGCTACAAGATGTCGGCCAAGTGGCTGAAAAAGCTGGTGCGGGAGTTTAAAGAGGCGGGCGGCGATGCCATGGAAGTGGTGCTCGGCCAGCAGACGCTGGAAGACAGAGCCAACCTTGTGGCGCTGTCTCATTTGAATGGCCTTGCCGGCAGCCTTGGCAGTGATTTTCATTTTCCCGGCAGCTTTGTTGAGCTGGGCAAAAATTTATTCCGGCCCCAGGGCATTACCTGGGTCTGGGAAACGCAACCTTGGGGGACGCGCGCGTGA
- the trpD gene encoding anthranilate phosphoribosyltransferase, whose amino-acid sequence MNETIKALLDKAYLGEKLSRDEAASVFSALVKGELDEITIGALLIALKVRGETIDEICGAADALRSAANPFPRPALDGPVLDIVGTGGDGFNTINISTTATFVAAAAGANVAKHGNRSVSSKSGSSDLLGELGIKLTMAPQTAANCLKALGICFLFAPHYHGGVKYAVPVRQALKTRTLFNVLGPLINPSRPDAMLLGVYSELLVRPIAEVLAALGVKRAMVVHGSGLDEVALHGDTQVCELNNGTLNDYRLSPEDFGLARIDVSALEGGDPTVNAAISTAILKGEGKSAHRDAVALNAGCALYVAGLADTPQAGFKLAIDTLASGKAYEKLVGLAAMSQQDKA is encoded by the coding sequence ATGAATGAAACGATTAAAGCCCTGCTGGATAAGGCTTATCTGGGTGAAAAGCTGAGCCGCGATGAGGCCGCGAGCGTGTTTTCGGCGCTGGTAAAAGGTGAGCTCGATGAAATCACCATAGGGGCGCTGCTGATTGCCCTCAAAGTGCGCGGCGAAACCATTGACGAAATTTGCGGCGCCGCCGATGCACTGCGCAGCGCTGCAAACCCTTTCCCACGCCCAGCGCTGGATGGTCCGGTTCTCGATATCGTTGGCACCGGCGGCGATGGCTTTAACACCATCAATATTTCCACCACCGCCACCTTTGTGGCCGCTGCAGCCGGCGCCAATGTGGCCAAGCACGGCAACCGCAGCGTGTCGAGCAAGTCAGGTTCATCCGATCTGCTGGGTGAGCTTGGCATCAAGCTCACCATGGCGCCACAAACTGCCGCCAATTGCTTAAAAGCTCTGGGTATTTGCTTCCTGTTCGCCCCCCACTACCACGGCGGCGTGAAATACGCGGTGCCTGTGCGTCAGGCGCTCAAAACCCGTACCCTGTTCAATGTACTCGGGCCACTGATTAACCCAAGCCGCCCCGATGCCATGCTGCTTGGCGTCTACAGCGAATTGCTGGTGCGCCCCATCGCCGAAGTGCTGGCCGCACTTGGGGTGAAGCGCGCCATGGTGGTCCATGGTTCAGGACTCGATGAAGTGGCGCTGCACGGTGACACCCAGGTGTGTGAACTTAATAACGGCACGCTTAACGACTACCGCTTAAGCCCCGAGGACTTTGGCCTTGCGCGCATCGACGTTTCGGCGCTGGAGGGCGGCGACCCTACAGTAAACGCCGCCATCAGCACGGCAATTCTTAAAGGCGAAGGCAAGAGTGCCCACCGCGACGCCGTGGCACTGAACGCAGGCTGTGCACTTTATGTGGCAGGCCTTGCCGATACCCCGCAGGCCGGATTCAAACTTGCCATTGACACCCTCGCCTCCGGCAAGGCATATGAAAAGCTTGTTGGCCTTGCGGCCATGAGTCAGCAGGACAAGGCATAA
- a CDS encoding L-threonylcarbamoyladenylate synthase, whose amino-acid sequence MSQFFYVHEENPQKRLIDQAVNILRSGGVIVYPTDSGYALGCLIGDKNAMERIVRIRQMEQDHHFSLMCRDLSEIATYARVENQAYRLVKHCTPGPYTFIFKATKEVPRRLQNDKKKTIGIRVPDNVIALALLEALGEPLMSTSLVMPKEEFAESDPEHIRDILEHQVEAIIHGGYLAESPTTVVDMSEGTFEVLREGAGDISPFL is encoded by the coding sequence GTGAGTCAGTTTTTTTATGTGCATGAGGAAAATCCTCAAAAACGCCTGATAGATCAGGCGGTCAACATTCTTCGCAGCGGCGGAGTTATCGTTTATCCCACCGACTCCGGCTATGCGCTGGGCTGCCTGATCGGCGATAAAAACGCCATGGAACGCATTGTGCGTATTCGTCAGATGGAGCAGGACCATCACTTCTCGCTGATGTGCCGCGATTTGTCGGAAATCGCCACTTACGCGCGGGTGGAGAATCAGGCCTACCGCCTGGTAAAACACTGCACCCCAGGGCCTTACACCTTTATTTTCAAGGCCACCAAGGAAGTGCCGCGCCGTCTGCAAAACGACAAAAAGAAAACCATAGGTATTCGCGTGCCGGACAATGTGATTGCGCTGGCGCTGCTGGAAGCTTTGGGCGAGCCTTTGATGTCTACCAGTCTGGTGATGCCGAAAGAAGAGTTTGCCGAGTCGGATCCTGAGCATATCCGCGACATCCTTGAGCATCAGGTCGAGGCCATTATTCATGGTGGTTACCTGGCTGAAAGCCCTACGACTGTGGTTGACATGTCTGAGGGGACTTTCGAAGTGCTGCGTGAAGGCGCGGGCGACATCAGTCCTTTCCTTTAA
- a CDS encoding segregation and condensation protein A — translation MQGVQQSLPLAVVRGEPVRELPADLFIPPEALEVFLEAFEGPLDLLLYLIRKQKLDVVELPLTLIAAQYLEYIKLLTDARIELAADYLVMAATLAEIKSRLLLPKMAVEDDEEEDPRVRLIRQLKAYEAIREGAFKLDELPRLERDVHQARATPAPGLKPQIIPPDVSLKELALAFAEVLKRASAFEHHQVKKEVLSTRERMSEILGKLNHESFTPFSMLFGVDEGRAGVVVSFLALMELVKESLVELYQAEPLSGIYVKAA, via the coding sequence ATGCAGGGCGTTCAGCAAAGTTTGCCCCTGGCAGTGGTGCGCGGCGAACCCGTAAGGGAATTGCCGGCGGATCTCTTTATTCCCCCCGAGGCGCTGGAGGTCTTTCTTGAGGCCTTCGAAGGGCCGCTGGATTTACTGCTGTACCTTATCCGCAAACAAAAGCTGGATGTGGTGGAGCTGCCACTGACACTCATTGCCGCGCAGTATCTTGAATACATTAAGCTTTTAACCGATGCCCGCATCGAGCTTGCCGCTGACTATCTGGTGATGGCGGCAACCCTGGCGGAAATCAAATCCCGTTTGCTGCTGCCAAAAATGGCGGTGGAAGATGACGAGGAAGAAGACCCGAGAGTCAGGCTTATTCGTCAGCTCAAGGCCTATGAGGCCATTCGGGAAGGCGCCTTTAAGCTTGATGAGTTGCCAAGGCTTGAGCGGGACGTTCATCAGGCACGGGCCACACCTGCGCCGGGGCTGAAGCCGCAAATCATTCCGCCTGATGTATCGCTGAAGGAATTGGCGCTGGCTTTTGCCGAAGTGTTGAAACGGGCGTCTGCCTTTGAGCATCATCAGGTGAAAAAAGAAGTGCTCTCCACCCGGGAGCGGATGAGCGAAATCCTCGGCAAGCTAAACCATGAGAGTTTTACGCCGTTTTCCATGCTGTTTGGTGTGGATGAAGGACGTGCCGGGGTAGTGGTGAGTTTTCTTGCGTTGATGGAGCTGGTGAAAGAGAGTCTGGTGGAGCTGTACCAGGCCGAGCCCCTCAGCGGCATTTATGTGAAGGCAGCCTGA
- a CDS encoding anthranilate synthase component 1 translates to MTQTAFDAIARGVLVKQALPYQDDPLALYESLTQDAPHTLLLESAEIDSKENLKSIIMTHAALRICARGYQLEFSALDGNGHTLLPAIAAFFNIDYTDTLAQSGKLDVQLNRDSGLLDEDARLKSTSPLDGLRALIRHIDVGNNRQFEDLFLGGVLAYDLIDTVEPLPKAREGANSCPDYLFYLADTLILVDHKAQSAELVLTEFHTQNAGGTVQHASGKMQDELSRRAAVINAIAAKPRAPKPLKGVSLEATASVSDEDFKASVVALKEHIIAGDIFQVVPSRSFSLPCPNSLGAYRALRKTNPSPYMFYFRSGDFTLFGASPESALKYDASSNQVEIYPIAGTRKRGKDASGNIDHDLDGRIELELRLDKKELSEHLMLVDLARNDIARISQSGTRKVAELLKVDRYSHVMHLVSRVTGQLRSDLDALHAYQACMNMGTLTGAPKVRASQLIRETEHIRRGSYGGAVGYLSGTGDMDTCIVIRSAFVKDGTAHIQAGAGVVYDSDPQAEADETRQKAQAVISAIKMGGGL, encoded by the coding sequence ATGACACAAACGGCTTTTGATGCCATCGCACGGGGAGTTCTGGTCAAGCAGGCACTGCCATACCAGGACGACCCATTGGCGCTCTACGAGAGTCTCACCCAGGATGCACCCCATACCCTGCTGCTGGAGTCGGCCGAAATCGACAGCAAGGAAAACCTGAAAAGCATCATCATGACCCACGCCGCACTGCGTATTTGTGCCCGGGGTTACCAGCTTGAGTTTTCCGCGCTGGATGGCAACGGCCACACCCTGCTGCCCGCCATCGCCGCTTTCTTTAATATTGATTACACAGATACCCTGGCCCAAAGCGGTAAGCTCGACGTGCAGCTCAATCGCGACAGCGGGCTTTTGGATGAAGATGCGCGCCTTAAGTCCACCTCACCGCTCGATGGTTTGCGTGCCCTTATCCGCCATATTGATGTGGGCAATAACAGGCAGTTTGAAGATCTGTTCCTTGGCGGCGTACTGGCATACGACCTGATTGACACGGTTGAGCCGCTGCCCAAGGCCCGCGAAGGCGCCAACAGCTGCCCCGATTACCTCTTCTACCTTGCCGACACCCTGATTTTAGTTGACCACAAAGCTCAATCCGCCGAGCTGGTGCTGACTGAGTTCCACACCCAGAACGCCGGTGGCACTGTTCAACATGCGAGTGGCAAAATGCAGGATGAGCTTAGCCGCCGCGCCGCCGTAATAAATGCCATCGCCGCTAAGCCAAGAGCGCCCAAGCCGCTCAAAGGGGTGTCGCTGGAAGCCACTGCCAGCGTGAGTGATGAAGATTTCAAGGCTTCGGTAGTGGCGCTCAAAGAGCACATCATCGCCGGTGATATCTTCCAGGTAGTGCCATCAAGAAGCTTCAGCCTGCCGTGCCCCAACTCCCTTGGCGCCTACCGTGCGCTTCGCAAAACCAACCCAAGCCCCTACATGTTTTATTTCAGGAGCGGCGACTTCACTCTGTTTGGCGCCTCCCCGGAGAGCGCGCTTAAGTACGATGCCAGCAGCAATCAGGTGGAAATTTACCCCATTGCCGGTACCCGCAAGCGCGGCAAGGATGCCAGTGGCAATATAGATCACGACCTCGATGGCCGCATTGAGCTGGAACTTAGGCTCGATAAGAAAGAGCTGTCTGAGCACCTGATGCTGGTCGACCTTGCCCGTAACGACATCGCCCGCATCAGCCAAAGCGGCACCCGTAAAGTGGCCGAACTCCTCAAAGTCGACCGCTATAGCCACGTGATGCATCTGGTCAGCCGGGTGACCGGTCAGCTTCGCAGCGATCTCGATGCCCTGCACGCCTATCAGGCCTGCATGAACATGGGCACCTTAACTGGTGCGCCCAAGGTACGTGCCTCCCAGCTTATCCGTGAAACCGAGCACATTCGCCGCGGCAGCTACGGTGGCGCCGTAGGGTATCTGTCCGGCACCGGTGATATGGATACCTGTATCGTTATCCGCTCGGCGTTTGTGAAAGACGGCACCGCCCATATCCAGGCAGGCGCCGGCGTGGTGTACGACTCAGATCCTCAGGCAGAAGCTGATGAAACCAGACAAAAAGCACAGGCAGTGATCTCTGCCATCAAAATGGGAGGTGGCCTGTGA